A DNA window from Vigna unguiculata cultivar IT97K-499-35 chromosome 10, ASM411807v1, whole genome shotgun sequence contains the following coding sequences:
- the LOC114165120 gene encoding TMV resistance protein N-like: MTERSSGTTDKFALYFNKDIAQDNKKKWLHFKEKLLSDVLKPKVEVRNIEKGRNIRERHFRKRVLIVLDNVNDHSLLINLSDSLLWFDKGTVIIITTKHEQLLKTHDVNAVFRINLLNAKESLELLSWHAFREAKPKEEYHDLAKAIVTHCGGLPLALEVIGTYLYERTKEEWHRVLFKLGKTPQHDVLPVLKICFEGLPNQIERNLFLDIYCFFVGKDRAYVTKILNGCGVDADSGIGILIERSLIIVKKNNKFGLHPLLREMAREIIGEITSGMEAKKTSRLWFDMDADYVLLEHILFSSQEKKFIQRFPPKWFPTVKDFFERDYLEVRDAIRRMKLGGHCEYRSKELGLIRLEKFSSEYHPIGFQHDAIAIDLKHRLPRLVWKEPQVLA; encoded by the exons ATGACCGAACGTAGCTCTGGTACCACTGATA aatttgcattatactttaataaagATATTGCacaagataataaaaaaaaatggcttcattttaaagaaaaacttcTTTCAGATGTCCTAAAACCAAAGGTAGAGGTACGTAACATTGAGAAGGGAAGAAATATTCGAGAAAGGCATTTTCGGAAAAGGGTGCTCATTGTACTTGACAATGTGAATGACCATTCTCTATTAATAAACCTATCGGATAGTCTTCTGTGGTTTGATAAAGGAActgtaataataattacaacTAAGCATGAACAACTTTTGAAGACACATGATGTTAATGCTGTTTTTCGGATAAATCTATTGAACGCAAAAGAGTCTCTTGAGCTTCTTAGTTGGCACGCATTTAGAGAAGCAAAACCAAAAGAAGAATACCATGACCTTGCAAAAGCAATAGTTACTCACTGTGGAGGACTACCTCTGGCTCTTGAAGTCATTGGAACTTATTTATATGAAAGGACGAAAGAAGAATGGCATAGAGTACTGTTCAAATTAGGGAAAACTCCCCAGCATGACGTTCTACCAGTATTGAAAATATGTTTCGAAGGTTTACCTAATCAAATTGAAAGAAATTTATTCCTTGATATATATTGTTTCTTTGTTGGTAAAGATAGAGCCTATGTTACAAAGATCCTTAATGGTTGTGGGGTAGACGCTGATAGTGGAATAGGAATTCTCATAGAACGTAGCCTCATAATAGTTAAAAAGAACAACAAGTTTGGATTGCATCCTTTGCTAAGAGAAATGGCAAGAGAAATTATTGGCGAAATTACTTCAGGAATGGAAGCTAAGAAGACCAGTCGACTATGGTTTGATATGGATGCAGATTATGTACTGTTAGAGCATATT ctATTTTCATCacaggaaaaaaaattcattcagAGATTCCCTCCGAAATGGTTTCCAACTGTAAAAGATTTCTTCGAACGTGATTATTTAGAGGTAAGAGACGCAATAAGAAGGATGAAACTCGGTGGACATTGTGAGTACCGCTCTAAGGAACTGGGATTGATTAGGTTGGAAAAGTTTTCTTCAGAATACCATCCTATTGGATTTCAACATGATGCAATAGCCATTGATTTAAAACACCGTCTTCCTCGACTCGTCTGGAAAGAACCCCAG GTTTTGGCATGA
- the LOC114165122 gene encoding disease resistance protein ADR2-like has translation MDFASSSSKLPLMLNVIINFHGEDVRKKFVSHLESDLSTVGITTYLHHENEANAMPIQQPILDLCRITIVVFTKNYSQSAWCLHQLHQIIKWHQTYCRHVLPVYYEIQPSDVRLQKGDFGEAFKATAKQTFSAQQLEHGMSRWSHALTKAANFFGWDESNYR, from the coding sequence ATGGATTTTGCGTCTTCATCATCCAAACTCCCATTGATGTTGAATGTAATCATCAACTTTCATGGAGAAGACGTCCGTAAGAAATTTGTTTCACATCTCGAGTCTGATCTCTCTACAGTTGGAATCACTACTTACCTTCACCACGAAAATGAAGCGAACGCAATGCCCATCCAACAACCTATTCTCGATCTCTGTCGGATAACAATTGTTGTTTTCACCAAAAACTATTCTCAATCTGCTTGGTGTCTTCATCAGCTTCATCAAATCATCAAATGGCACCAAACTTATTGTCGACATGTTCTGCCTGTATATTACGAGATTCAGCCATCTGATGTGCGTCTTCAGAAGGGTGATTTTGGAGAAGCATTCAAAGCAACTGCAAAACAAACATTTTCAGCTCAACAACTAGAGCATGGCATGTCAAGGTGGAGCCACGCGCTCACCAAAGCAGCAAATTTCTTTGGCTGGGATGAGAGCAATTACAGGTAA